The DNA segment aatttgaccaaaataaataaataatactaataataattCATGATCGTCATGGCAATTTTAAAATCTTGTTATCATCTGAATCAGCATCTTCGTGAGGCTCATAAAAACCAAATCTCCATCTTCATAACCTTCCTCTATTCACAGTACCCACACGCGCCTTCCCCAATCGAACCCTCCGCAACACCATTTCTTAAACCCTAACAGTAATGGGATCAATTTCCGTTCTCCTCGTCGCTAAAGTATTGCCATACCTAGAACAAGAACTCAACAAACGCTACAACCTTCTCCGCGTATGGGATTTCCCTCAAAAATCGAATCTCTTTACTCAACACGCCGCGTCGATCCGTGCCGTTGTCGGAAGCTCCGGCGCCGGTGCCGATTCTGAATTTATTGACTCGCTACCGAAGCTGGAAATTGTTTCGAGCTTTAGCGTTGGTGTTGATAAGATTGACCTCAATAAGTGTAAGGAGAAAGGCATTCGTGTTACGAATACTCCTGATGTGTTGACTGATGAGGTGGCTGATTTGGCTATTGGTTTGATCCTTGCGCTTTTGAGGAGGATTTGCGAGTGTGACCGGTTTGTTAGAACTGGAAATTGGAAGCGTGGTGATTATAAGTTGACTACTAAGGTAAAATTCTAATCGCCATGTTTCTATGTTGATGTTTTTCGAATTCATATTGCGAAAATTTGCGGTCTAATTCAATCATGTTGTCAATTGTGAATCCTAAATCATGGAAATTAGATTTGTTCAAATTATGCCATGCAAGAATACTAAAGCTCTGTAGCACCAACCCCTCTGGAAAAAAATGTTTGTCTGTGTTGGGTGTCTGAAATCCACCCTACACTTGTGATTACATTTAATTTattctgtttttcaaattataattgcatttttttcaaattattactGTCTGACAGGGTTGGTGTCGGGTTTCCGGTGTCTGTGATTCATAAACTACAAGTCTATGATAGTGCTATTTGACAATATTTTGTACTAAATAGCTTATTGGGGAACAATAGCAAATTTGATTTGTTGAAATTACAACATTGAATGCTGATTGTATGAATAACCATGGCTTCAGTTTTAAGTCTTGTTGTCTTTATGGTCCACTCTTAATACCGTGAAAACGAGTAGTATTGGTGAAACCGATGTTAATCGTATATTTGGATTGACCTTGATTTGGCGAAATCGCAGGGTACCATGGTTTTCTTAAGACTTTGATGTataatttttaatataattttgGAAACTTGCAGTTATTCCACAAATCTTACCGTCAATCCAAACTTGCACTATAAATGATTTAGGTAGAACTAGAAACATAATTTTGAATTGTGGCTCGCAACTGCAGCCGTAATACAAAAAGTCTTGGAGGTCTTTGCCATGACGTCACAGTCACAATTGTGGCTGCATTTTTTGAAATATCAATGTTTGGATTATAGTAGTGCAAGCTATTAGGATCCATTTATCTCCACTCACAAGTTGACATGTATCAGTTAATGCTTCAAGATAGAAAAATTGAGTTCAACTATGTACAAACTCGTGTTTTAGCTAACTCAGTTGAAGTTATATGAACTCGTTCATACTTTTGCTCAGACCCGCAAGTTTATACTCAAGTAAGTGAGTTTATTAAAAACGTAACACTTTTGCTCAGACTCGCTAATTTGTACTCAAGTGAGTTTATTAAAAAACAAACATTAGAAACCAATATCACATGTTTCACCGTAGGGTTTCTACATTTTTATCCCTCTCAATGCCTCCCTGCTAAATGAAGCTGTCTTTGACATTGTTCCTTTCTCACCAGTGTCCCCAGCATCTTATGATTCATGTAATTTGCTTCTTGATTTGATGTGAAATCAAACTTCTTGATTTGATGTGAAATCAGAATGTGAATGCATCTCTACTGGACCTCTCAGCGTGAATCTCAATTGAATCCGTTGATGCTCAATTCAATTCGTTGAAACGCATGGAGTTGGGAGATGTGAGTCTCGTTGAATTGCATGATATGAATTCAATAATGGGTACATCCTAGAAACAGGCCGAGTTATGCGACTTGGTTTCAAAATGTTTTTGACTATATGACATGTGCTTTTACTTAAAAATGTCATATTTGTATATACTGGAGAAACTCAACTAGTTTGTAGTTGTACAGGTTCTAGAGTTTGACAAACATCCTACTTTTCAATATTTACAATTCCCCCCTCCATTTTCCAATAAgaaattgattttttttcatCTGTTTTTTTCCTTGCAGTTCTCTGGGAAAAATGTTGGTATTATTGGGCTGGGAAGAATTGGCACAGCAATTTCCAAGAGAGCTGAAGGTTTTAATTGTCCAATAAGCTACTATTCCAGAACTCAAAAGCAGGAGTCAAAATACAAGTACTATCCAAGTGTTGTTGAGCTAGCATCCAACAGCGACATACTGATCGTTGCCTGCCCTCTTACAGAGCAAACCCATCACATCATCAACCGAGAGGTCATCAATGCACTTGGTCCAAAGGGTTTTCTAATTAACATCGGCCGAGGTAAGCATGTTGATGAGCCAGAGCTTGTCTCTGCATTGCTTGAAGGTCGTTTGGGTGGAGCTGGACTCGATGTTTTTGAAAACGAGCCTCATGTTCCTGAAGAGCTTTTTGGGCTAGACAATGTTGTCTTGTTGCCTCATGTTGGAAGCGCCACAGTAGAAACTCGAACTGCCATGGCCGACCTTGTTCTTGGAAACCTGGAGGCTCATTTCCTTGGAAAGCCACTGTTAAGTCCATTGGTTTAATTCTTCATGCCCGATCTGTTAGCCATTCAGTTGCATCATCAGCTACGATAGATGCTTTAAAGAATAAGCCAGTACATTTTAATTGTGTGACATCTTAATGTATGTTTGGACCTTGGATACAAGTTGTTGCTTTGATTCAAATGCGTTTGGTTTGCTGCGATAATAAACACATAATCTGATTATTAATGAGATTTGTCTGACCTTTAGGCAAGAAAGTATCTAGTGAAATAGCTGACGTTATTATGTTGGCTCTAAATTTTATTGCTTAGAAATAAAAATGGTGATTATGGAACAAATTGGTTAGATATAAATATCCATATACAATTGATATATTTTTATGAGTTAGCAACACATTTTTTATTGGTTAAAATTCATGAGGTTAGCAACACACTTGCTTAATAAGTTACTACGAATTTACACTATTCCTTAATAAGTTACTGGTATCTTTTATTTCTGCTCTTGTATTTCAAAATGATTTTATAATTATCGTATTTGGAAATAGATAACAAGGAAGATGAAAATTTATTAAAATAACCTTTTTTTTCTAAAGAAAGTTATGAAGTGTTACATATGTGAGTCAATACATGGTGAAAATTaaatttctttttcattttcagAGTTATCACTACGATTTACATGGGGTTAAAAATTTGCATTGGTTAATAGTTTGCATTGTTTAAATGTGATCTCCTCTCATGTTGTTGGAAGAGCTTTGTGTATAAGTGTTAGGCTTTGATAAAATGTGATCTCCTATTTTTGGTTTAGAGGAGAAGTATTTATAGAGGCTCTTGGGATTAGAGTTTCTTTGAGAATGATAATCACCCACTAGTCAATGGTGGACCGTTAAATTCATACTTTCTAAGAAGACGTAGATCAACCATTGAATCTGACTTCTCTGTGTACAATAAACATCTTTCTCCACGTTTCCCATAATTGGACGGGTGAGAAACACATTAGAGAGAGGTGATTCCCATAGGGGGAAGATATATGGTCCTCGTCCCTTTTAAGGGCTACATCCCTCTCACCTTTGCTAGATTTTTTACAAATATATCACTACACAATCTCTCAAGCACAAGGACTTTATAAAGGGCGCAATGCTTTTAGACTATAGAGCATCAGAGTCCTGAGGCCCTAAATTTTTTGGTGATATAGTGTGACTAACCAGATTGACTAGGCGTGGATTCCCTCAGGTGAGATATCAGACGTCTCAGGTGAGACTTCTACCAAACCCTTAGACAAGATTAGACTAAGTCTCTTATGTTAGACCTCAATCGCGCCTGAGATTTATATGTTGGGTCCCACCCGAGGGAACTTCAAGTCTCTCAGGTGAATCTTAAATTATTTTAAGGGACCAAAAGATGCAAATAAAAGACAACAATTTCAAAAGTATGGAAACTCTGAAATAAAGATTAATTAGATGATGAAATCTCCATACATAGTTTTTACTATGAAGAAACATTAAAGTCATGATTAATTATGCAAAAAATACATCAAAGACATGGTTAATTAGCGGATGAGATCTAATTTTATATGCAATGGTTTATATAGTTGTATTACATCAAGTAATGGACCTTTACATTAAGTTAAAGTATGTAGGGTCTAGACAACTCAGAAAAATACATATGGATTATGATGAGAAGATCCGTGACACTTGATATTTTAGAAAAAATATCAGACACTTTAGATGAGTTGAATTAAGTCATAATTCTTCGAATTAATAATATTCAATTTATATTTGTtgtattttgtttttgttgttcAAGAGGTGGTAGGGGAACCATTTCTCAAGGCTCTTATATGAAGACAAATGATCCATAACTAAGATGAATTCTCGTCCAACCAACTTAACCAATTAAATGACCTCGTTCAGTTTAATTCCATATCTTCCGATGAATTTATATACATATTTGCTGATGAGTTTTCATATGGAAATGTTACATGTTTCGGTTATACAAGATTGCAATATGGATTCTCCCTACAAGCTTCTACACTTGGTTGAGTAAGAATTTCAGCGGCTCTCAACCTTATCTAGCTGGATTCCCCATTGAAGTTCCTACAATTAGTTTAGTGAGAACTATATccatcaacttcaacaagtcaATTTTTTGCTAAACTTTTACACTTGGTTGTGTGAGAATTATGGCCCCCAACCTCAACAATTTGAACCCCTCCAAGTTCTTATACTTGGTTGAGCAATAACTTTGACCCTCGCTCTCAGCAAATCAGACCCCCTCCAAATAATTATGCTTGGTTGAGTGAGAATTTCAACCCGCAGCCTCACCAAGTTTGACTCCCCATTCATCTTCTCGTGTATGCCCACTTCTCAACTATTCACGTCGTTATTGAGGTAATAACTCCACCTCCATTTTGATATGAAGATTGCTTGTTGGGATAGGGACATGAATATTTATATTTTGGTCAATGACttgttcttaaagatgttggaatCTCAATAATACGAGACACACAAAGAACATAGATCAAAATGTAATCGTAAAGAGTCACACATTCTTTGAGATGTTGACACAAATGTAAAAAATGTATCAAAACCAAAACAAATATGTTCACAAATTAACTATATTGCCTGACCAATCGACAATAAGACATATTCAAGTAAGGGTAGTCTCAACAAGAGACTCTTGATCAGTCATCAATACCAAAAAAAAATATTGAACTTAAGTCATCATCGATATCAAACTATTTTCGACAAGCCATCATCGTCGTGAATCTAAATTTCACATTTGATTTATAGTGAGAATTGGACATTATTATACATGTGACTCTCATATGTCAATCCTGTTAGCATTCTTTATTAGTATTATCACATTTTGCTTAATCACTTTTAACATATAAAATTGGATGAGTATCATGGGATACATCATAAAGAAAGTAGTAATTTTAATTATAAAacttttaaataaaaaaaatgatataCCGATAATAATTATGTATTTCGTCTAATTAAACtaaattatttaaattattttgaTATATTCTATTGATATCAATTGAAATAGATTGAGGATATAAAAATAATGTATACTATTAATCAATCATAATAAATTATATTATAAgtgttcataaaaaataaatgcctataaataaatttatataaattattttcaaaataaaaaaatataaattacttgtatataaattataaattattttcAAGTAGTTTTATAATTAATGTTAAGAACTCTTTTTGATACAGGAGCACGTAACGGACATATGGTCTGTCACCTCTTTTTGTAATAATATATAAATTACTGTATTATTTTAGAAACAAATACAAAACGAAACCAGTTACAACTTACGATACAATCATTAAGACTTTGCCTATTCATACACCAAACTACTTTAACACATCAAAATAAAATACATACATTATTATAAAACAAAGAGATTAATCTAAAAGCCAAAATTTAATCTTCTTTCAAGCATAGCTTCCAACCAAGATAGGTTTCTTCTCatttttctctttctcttcacTTTCCTTCAAATTCTCTTCCTCTTTGATATCCAACCCTTGCAATCCATCCACACACGGTCCCGGCGCTTCATTCTCCGGCTCGATCACATCCACAACATCGGAGACATCGTCTTCGGTGGGCGTCGGATCGTCGAGGCAATCATCGTCGCCGGAGAATATTGAGGCGGCGCCTGATTTCACCGCGGCGGCGGCTTTGAGAAACGCTTCGTGGATTAATTCTGGCGGAAGCGCGGGATCTTCGAGACCTGCATCTTCTAGACGAGGAGGTATAATCTGGTGCAGCAAACCTGATTGGTTTTCGGTGGACTCCATTTTTTTTGGTTTGAATGAATCCTGGTTACTCGCTTTGATATACCACCGTTAAAGGCGGTGATGGTGTGTGGGCTTTTCTTTTTTGGGCTTCTAAGTTTTTGGCCCGTTATAATTTTTATAACCCATTTCAATATAAAAAACATATCAATTTTATTAGAAAAACACATCAATGATTAAAAGTTAAATCTACAAGTTTTGTTACGATAATAAAATGTATAAGTTAAAGAGATGAAAAGATGATTAACTTTAAGTTAAGTTAAAGAGATGAAAAGCTGATTAACTTTTAAGTTAAGTTTTTCGATTATAATCAATTATTATAAATCGtataataaagtgataataatACATTCTACAAAGAAAAATAGAAGATGCGGTGGTAGATTGGGGTGAGGTTTTGTTTTGTCTAGTTTATTAGTTGTCCCGTTCATGTGCATATGATTCGTTAATGAGAAAATCTTTCAATAGTTAAATGTATAAACTGTTTCTCAAGTCAATTACTTACCATGGTATTCAAGACTTAAGAGTAGGTCAAAATACAATATATTTTGACAATTGTTCATTTCGATCATGTTTTCTGTTGATAGAACCAGATACTATAGAATTAAAATATTACAAAACAACAACAGAATGCCTCATATATGAGATAAGGTCGATGAAACATGCCACAAAATAAAAGATAATGAGCTAAATGTATCGTCATGTATCCTCATCGAATGAATATTCACATGTTACACATCAAATAGTTTAATAAAACAACATTTCTATAGGTCAATTAAGATAATTTTGTTTATAAATAACACAAGTCCATAATTTGTAAATCATTTAAAAGATCCATATAAATAACTTATTTTAAGTATTTTTATCCTCTCTACAATATTTTTATgtatttattaatttagttatCCCACATTCAAATCATATTTAAAGAGATTAATCAGCTCTTAAGTTCCATGACAAATTTAACATGTACGGTGAGACATTATATCTAAAATCACTGAAAAAAATTCAAGACTACACTTAACTTATGCAAATGCTTTCAATAAGAGTCGCAAGCAAGGAGGAACCAAGAACATTTAATTATGAGAGATAATAAATAACATTATATATTTAAATTATAGTTCTAAATAGAACATAGGTTTTTTTTTCTAgaaaatataattattttataCAAACTATTATTTTGAAAGTgatcaatttatatatatatatatatatatatatatatatatatatatatatatatatatatatatatatatatatatatatatatatatatatatatatatatttatttatttatttatttatttatcttaCATAATTTTTATACATGATGGTTGATGATTTTCATATTAGAGTAATTTTCATATATGGATTTTATTAATCCATATATTCTCTGGTTACTCTAATAAATAAAtttgtttttttatatatttaacATTTAATATGATAatgtatttaaaaaaaaataattatttataataattaaaaaatcaCAAGAGTGAATCAGTTAGACTTGACGTGCTATTATGAGAACGAATAGTAAATAGTGGAGAAATAGCCCCCAGCCGCTT comes from the Lathyrus oleraceus cultivar Zhongwan6 unplaced genomic scaffold, CAAS_Psat_ZW6_1.0 chrUn0001, whole genome shotgun sequence genome and includes:
- the LOC127110499 gene encoding glyoxylate/hydroxypyruvate/pyruvate reductase 2KGR → MGSISVLLVAKVLPYLEQELNKRYNLLRVWDFPQKSNLFTQHAASIRAVVGSSGAGADSEFIDSLPKLEIVSSFSVGVDKIDLNKCKEKGIRVTNTPDVLTDEVADLAIGLILALLRRICECDRFVRTGNWKRGDYKLTTKFSGKNVGIIGLGRIGTAISKRAEGFNCPISYYSRTQKQESKYKYYPSVVELASNSDILIVACPLTEQTHHIINREVINALGPKGFLINIGRGKHVDEPELVSALLEGRLGGAGLDVFENEPHVPEELFGLDNVVLLPHVGSATVETRTAMADLVLGNLEAHFLGKPLLSPLV
- the LOC127110501 gene encoding uncharacterized protein LOC127110501 encodes the protein MESTENQSGLLHQIIPPRLEDAGLEDPALPPELIHEAFLKAAAAVKSGAASIFSGDDDCLDDPTPTEDDVSDVVDVIEPENEAPGPCVDGLQGLDIKEEENLKESEEKEKNEKKPILVGSYA